In the genome of Oxalobacter aliiformigenes, one region contains:
- a CDS encoding DUF4118 domain-containing protein, whose product MNDKRPNPDLLLKQVNADEIQATRGHLKIFFGASAGVGKTYAMLTAAHEALKQEIPLVMGIVETHGRTETARLTRDLPRLDLKKIPYRGRVLDEFDLDAALSFGKSHPNALILVDELAHSNVPGSRHPKRWQDVEELLRAGIDVWTTMNVQHLESLNDIVSRITGILVRETVPDRIFDEAEEVIVIDLPPDELIQRLKQGKMYLPEQTLLASKNFFRKGNLLALRELTLRRTADRIDGEIQAYRLRNASTTVWPHRESLLACITPDAIGEKVIRSSARLAAQLDVPWHAIYIESPSSLHENDNNIREKAVHLLKLASDLGATAVTQSASDVASGLIRYARDHNLSRLVLGRAPRKWYWPWKKSTAQKIEMQADDLDILQVSVPQQAVFHIPFLRMPSLPTKAEWKGYFATLLICAITTLFAIPFKETLELTNIVMFFLLAVAYIAVRYGRGSAILAAFVNVFLFDICFVPPKFSIAVSDAQFAITFAVMLVVALIIGQLTANLKMQSNAAIERERRVRSLYEMSRDLSAVLMIEQIADIAARFLHTEFGAKQALFIADDNDQLQKMSNATANPNIALVQWAYEHGLPAGLGTDTLPTSPCFVLPLKATMRLRGILAIEPGEKTVLGPEQHRLLDICASLLAISIERIHYLDVAQKTMVQVESERLRNSLLSAISHDLRTPLTALVGLADTLLMTKPEVSAEQKELLDAMRQSALRMNDLVSNLLDMAKLEAGTVHLNKQWQPLEEVVGSALSSCSAFLDKRPITVHLDGDLPLVNIDTVLIERVLVNILENASKYTPQYSPIEISGYRNGDQITLTIDDHGPGLPAGQENIIFEKFERGEKENATPGIGLGLAISKAIMKAHEGKISGESRPDGGARFTLIFPFLSPPEMKDDFPIREDS is encoded by the coding sequence ATGAATGACAAACGTCCTAATCCCGACCTGCTGCTAAAGCAGGTCAATGCAGATGAAATTCAGGCAACAAGAGGGCACCTGAAAATTTTCTTCGGAGCCTCGGCCGGTGTCGGCAAAACTTATGCCATGCTAACAGCGGCACACGAAGCGCTGAAACAGGAAATCCCTCTTGTAATGGGCATCGTTGAAACGCACGGCCGAACGGAAACGGCTAGGCTGACCCGGGACCTTCCTCGTCTTGACTTGAAAAAAATCCCTTACCGTGGACGAGTACTAGACGAATTTGATCTCGATGCAGCATTATCGTTCGGAAAATCACATCCCAATGCTCTGATACTGGTGGACGAGCTGGCACATAGCAATGTACCGGGTTCACGACATCCGAAACGCTGGCAGGATGTCGAAGAACTGCTTCGTGCCGGAATTGATGTATGGACAACCATGAATGTCCAGCATCTTGAAAGTCTGAATGACATCGTCAGCCGTATTACCGGTATTTTGGTGCGCGAAACCGTACCGGACCGCATTTTCGATGAAGCGGAAGAAGTCATTGTCATCGACTTGCCTCCTGACGAATTGATACAGCGTCTCAAACAGGGAAAAATGTATCTCCCCGAACAGACGTTGCTGGCATCCAAGAATTTTTTCCGCAAGGGCAATCTTCTTGCCCTGCGGGAACTGACGCTCAGACGAACAGCGGATCGTATTGACGGAGAAATACAGGCGTACCGCCTGAGAAACGCCAGTACGACTGTCTGGCCCCACAGGGAATCTCTTCTGGCATGCATTACACCGGATGCCATAGGAGAAAAAGTCATACGAAGCAGTGCGCGTCTTGCTGCCCAGCTCGACGTGCCATGGCACGCCATTTATATCGAATCCCCTTCATCATTGCACGAGAACGATAACAACATCCGAGAAAAGGCTGTCCATCTCCTGAAACTCGCCAGCGATCTCGGTGCCACGGCCGTCACCCAGTCCGCATCTGACGTGGCATCCGGTTTGATACGTTATGCTAGGGATCACAATCTCTCACGACTTGTCCTTGGCAGGGCGCCGCGAAAATGGTACTGGCCATGGAAAAAATCTACAGCCCAGAAAATCGAAATGCAGGCTGACGACCTCGACATTTTGCAGGTTTCCGTCCCCCAGCAGGCCGTCTTTCATATTCCATTCCTGCGTATGCCGTCATTACCGACGAAAGCGGAATGGAAAGGTTATTTTGCAACACTGCTCATCTGTGCCATCACAACCCTGTTTGCTATCCCTTTCAAAGAAACACTTGAACTGACGAATATCGTCATGTTCTTTTTGCTGGCTGTTGCCTACATCGCTGTACGATATGGCCGTGGATCAGCCATTCTGGCTGCATTTGTCAATGTTTTTCTTTTCGACATCTGTTTCGTTCCTCCCAAATTCTCCATTGCTGTCAGCGATGCGCAATTTGCCATTACATTTGCAGTTATGCTGGTTGTGGCCCTGATTATCGGCCAGCTAACAGCCAATCTGAAAATGCAAAGTAACGCGGCTATAGAACGTGAAAGACGGGTACGCAGTCTTTATGAAATGTCGCGTGATCTATCTGCTGTACTTATGATTGAACAGATTGCCGATATTGCGGCCCGTTTTCTCCATACTGAATTCGGAGCAAAACAGGCCCTGTTCATTGCGGACGATAACGATCAATTGCAAAAAATGTCCAATGCTACTGCCAATCCCAATATCGCTCTTGTTCAATGGGCATACGAACATGGCCTGCCGGCCGGACTCGGTACCGACACCTTACCAACCAGTCCCTGCTTCGTTCTGCCATTAAAAGCGACCATGCGCTTAAGAGGAATACTGGCTATCGAACCCGGTGAGAAAACCGTTTTGGGACCGGAACAGCACAGACTGCTCGATATTTGTGCATCTCTTTTGGCGATATCCATCGAACGTATCCATTATCTGGATGTCGCTCAGAAAACGATGGTACAGGTCGAATCAGAACGCTTGCGAAACTCGCTTTTATCCGCCATTTCACACGATCTGAGAACACCACTGACGGCACTGGTCGGACTGGCGGATACGCTTCTGATGACAAAACCTGAAGTCAGTGCGGAACAAAAAGAATTGCTGGACGCCATGCGTCAATCCGCACTCCGCATGAATGACCTTGTCAGTAATTTGCTGGACATGGCCAAACTGGAAGCCGGCACGGTTCACCTGAACAAACAATGGCAACCACTGGAAGAAGTCGTGGGCAGTGCCTTATCCAGCTGCTCGGCCTTTCTCGACAAGAGACCGATTACGGTTCACCTTGACGGCGATCTGCCACTGGTCAATATTGATACTGTCCTGATTGAAAGAGTGCTAGTCAACATACTGGAAAACGCTTCCAAATATACTCCCCAATATTCCCCCATTGAAATCTCGGGGTACAGAAACGGAGATCAAATCACTTTAACAATTGATGACCATGGCCCGGGATTGCCCGCTGGACAGGAAAATATCATTTTCGAGAAATTCGAACGAGGTGAAAAAGAAAATGCCACTCCCGGTATCGGGTTGGGTCTCGCCATTTCCAAAGCAATCATGAAAGCGCATGAAGGGAAAATTTCCGGTGAATCCAGACCAGACGGTGGTGCACGGTTTACTTTGATATTTCCATTCCTTTCTCCTCCGGAAATGAAAGATGATTTCCCCATCAGAGAAGACTCTTGA
- the kdpE gene encoding two-component system response regulator KdpE: protein MENRTRILIIEDESNIRRFVRLALENENYEVFEAGGIKRGLIEAATRRPELVVLDLGLPDGDGREFITDLRTWSAIPVIVLSARSNENDKISALDAGADDYLVKPFGAGELLARVRAQLRRQQPASQNEPFIRFSDVCIDPVRRIVEKNGHPVHLTPIEYRILTYMTSQPDKVITHQQLLKAIWGPGHTEDMHYVRVHMANLRKKIEQNGSMPKHLITEAGIGYRFVSTPA from the coding sequence ATGGAAAACAGAACCAGAATACTGATTATTGAGGATGAATCGAATATACGCCGCTTTGTCAGACTGGCTCTTGAAAATGAAAACTACGAGGTATTCGAGGCAGGAGGCATCAAACGTGGTCTGATTGAAGCGGCAACAAGACGTCCTGAATTGGTTGTTCTCGATCTGGGATTACCGGATGGAGACGGCCGGGAATTCATTACCGATTTGAGAACGTGGTCTGCCATTCCTGTTATCGTTCTATCGGCACGAAGTAATGAAAACGACAAGATTTCGGCACTTGATGCAGGAGCGGACGACTATCTGGTCAAACCTTTTGGTGCTGGCGAACTGCTTGCCCGGGTTCGCGCCCAATTGCGCCGACAACAGCCTGCTTCACAAAATGAACCTTTCATCCGGTTTTCCGATGTATGCATCGATCCTGTCCGTCGAATCGTTGAAAAAAACGGCCATCCGGTTCATCTGACACCGATCGAATACCGGATCCTGACCTATATGACATCGCAACCTGACAAGGTGATTACTCATCAACAGCTGTTAAAGGCCATCTGGGGGCCCGGCCATACGGAAGACATGCATTATGTCAGAGTGCATATGGCTAATTTAAGAAAGAAAATCGAACAGAACGGTTCAATGCCCAAACATCTGATTACAGAAGCGGGAATCGGATACCGCTTCGTTTCCACCCCGGCCTGA
- a CDS encoding sodium-dependent transporter, whose amino-acid sequence MARAEWGSRLGFILAAAGSAVGLGAIWKFPYVAAQNGGGAFLLIFLVIVFTLGISLMIAEMSVGASTKKSPVGAYRKLGGKWWSGVGYIGVLCGFLILSFYSVVGGWTIAYIVKSIQGSILTTDPAVLSRTFDSFIADPVMPIWYHAAFMALTAGVILAGVQKGIERVSKHLMVMLFLLILILIARGLTLHGALDGVVTFLYPDFSKVTPTMIIEAMGLAFFSMSLGMGCMITYGSYASGETSIPNSARSVIGLTTLICFLSGLMVFPAIFVFNFNPLAGPGLTFITMPAVFSQMSGGQFFSILFFFLLFVAALTSSVSLMEVVVSFFIDEFQFPRMMTTVIMSILMFILGIGASLSLGVWKNYTLFGKNLFGLLDYVSSNLIMPFGGIMIAILVGWKAWPVISARLAYPDGTCPVWLPLFKFICRFVAPVLIFVILLQNL is encoded by the coding sequence ATGGCGCGTGCAGAGTGGGGGTCACGTCTTGGTTTTATACTGGCAGCAGCCGGTTCAGCGGTTGGCCTGGGAGCGATATGGAAATTCCCGTATGTCGCCGCCCAGAATGGCGGTGGCGCTTTTTTGCTGATATTTCTGGTGATCGTATTTACATTGGGTATTTCCCTGATGATTGCCGAGATGTCGGTCGGCGCTTCCACGAAGAAAAGCCCTGTCGGCGCATACCGGAAACTGGGAGGCAAGTGGTGGTCTGGTGTCGGGTATATTGGTGTCTTATGTGGTTTTCTGATCCTTTCTTTTTATAGTGTGGTCGGCGGGTGGACGATTGCCTATATCGTCAAATCAATCCAAGGTTCGATCCTGACTACGGATCCGGCGGTTTTGTCTCGTACATTCGATTCGTTTATCGCTGATCCGGTTATGCCGATTTGGTATCATGCTGCTTTTATGGCATTGACTGCCGGTGTTATTCTTGCCGGTGTGCAGAAAGGGATAGAGCGTGTCAGCAAACATCTGATGGTCATGCTCTTTTTGTTGATCCTGATTCTGATCGCACGAGGACTGACCTTGCATGGCGCCCTGGATGGTGTTGTCACATTTTTGTATCCTGATTTCAGCAAAGTGACACCAACAATGATTATTGAGGCGATGGGGCTGGCCTTTTTCTCCATGTCGCTTGGAATGGGATGCATGATTACATATGGATCCTATGCTTCAGGTGAAACTTCCATTCCCAATTCGGCAAGAAGCGTTATCGGGTTGACCACTCTCATTTGTTTTCTTTCAGGGTTGATGGTTTTTCCTGCTATCTTTGTTTTCAACTTTAATCCTTTGGCAGGACCAGGACTTACTTTTATTACCATGCCCGCGGTTTTTTCACAGATGAGTGGCGGGCAGTTTTTCAGTATTCTTTTCTTTTTTCTGCTTTTTGTCGCTGCGCTGACTTCTTCGGTTTCCCTGATGGAAGTTGTCGTGAGCTTTTTTATTGATGAATTCCAGTTTCCCAGAATGATGACAACCGTAATCATGTCCATACTGATGTTTATATTGGGGATCGGGGCATCTTTATCGCTGGGGGTCTGGAAAAATTACACTCTTTTCGGAAAAAATCTGTTCGGATTGCTGGATTATGTCAGTTCCAACCTGATTATGCCGTTCGGAGGAATCATGATCGCCATTCTGGTAGGCTGGAAAGCCTGGCCGGTCATTTCGGCAAGGTTGGCATATCCTGACGGGACTTGCCCGGTATGGTTGCCGCTGTTCAAATTTATTTGCCGTTTTGTCGCGCCTGTTCTGATCTTTGTGATTCTGCTTCAGAACCTTTGA
- a CDS encoding diaminopimelate dehydrogenase, with protein MTIKAAVHGLGNIGRHVIDCLTCASDFECLGVIRRESSLGTQALERRGIPDFASIDALIAEKGKPDVVVLCGPSRSVPDDARFYLSRGIRTVDSFDVHSDIPELVKSLDDVARQNNTGCITAAGWDPGTDSVMRTLFEAMAPVGTTFTNFGRGRSMGHSVAARAIPGVADATSITIPIGGGRHSRLVYVLPKPNASFEQIKKDLASDPYFSHDPLEVREVKTPEEMAAVADNSHGVLMERIGASGRTSNQHLVFDMKIDNPALTSQVLVSCARAITRMGNGCFTLIDVPPVMLLPGDRMTHIARLV; from the coding sequence ATGACTATCAAAGCAGCAGTTCATGGCTTGGGAAATATAGGAAGACATGTGATCGATTGCCTGACATGTGCTTCTGATTTCGAATGTCTTGGCGTGATTCGCAGGGAATCCTCACTGGGAACACAGGCACTGGAACGAAGAGGCATACCGGATTTCGCATCCATTGACGCATTGATTGCCGAAAAAGGCAAACCCGATGTGGTTGTATTGTGCGGACCATCGCGTTCCGTCCCTGACGATGCCCGTTTTTACCTGTCCAGAGGAATCCGTACGGTAGACAGTTTTGACGTTCACAGCGACATCCCCGAACTGGTCAAAAGCCTTGATGACGTCGCCAGACAGAACAACACCGGATGTATTACCGCAGCCGGATGGGATCCGGGTACCGATTCGGTCATGCGGACACTTTTCGAAGCGATGGCTCCGGTCGGCACGACTTTCACAAACTTCGGCCGCGGCCGTTCCATGGGGCACTCTGTTGCTGCCCGCGCGATTCCCGGTGTTGCCGATGCGACATCCATCACTATTCCGATCGGAGGGGGACGTCATTCACGTCTGGTTTACGTTTTACCGAAACCGAATGCATCATTCGAACAAATCAAGAAAGATCTGGCATCAGACCCCTATTTCAGCCACGACCCGCTTGAAGTCCGTGAAGTCAAAACCCCTGAAGAAATGGCCGCAGTCGCAGACAATTCGCATGGCGTTCTTATGGAAAGAATCGGTGCATCCGGCCGCACATCAAACCAGCATCTGGTCTTCGATATGAAAATCGATAACCCTGCGCTGACCTCGCAAGTACTGGTTTCCTGTGCAAGAGCCATCACCCGCATGGGAAACGGCTGCTTCACACTGATCGATGTACCACCGGTCATGCTGTTGCCCGGCGACAGGATGACCCACATCGCACGTCTTGTGTAA
- a CDS encoding AI-2E family transporter, translated as MKQPEPHGKVFIFFLSAVTAAFFWILLPFYGAVFWGFILAVMFMPLNDYFLSKIPKKKNTAALLTLAVCLLIVIIPLIVVIGALTQESAALYQKILTRSVNFDTSFQFIVSKLPDWVTDLLNHSGITTLAEFQQKISSGVLQASQYIAGKLFVIGQNILDFAIGFGIMLYLLFFLLRDGNELATRIRKIIPLADGHKTLLLTKFTGVIRATVKGNLVVAIVQGALGGLVFWFLGIEAALLWGAIMSVLSLLPAGSGVIWVPVAIYFLATGAIMKGVILLVFGILVIGLIDNLLRPLLVGKDTQMPDYLVLISTLGGMALFGLNGFVIGPVIAALFLTAWELFSTISQLPQTDANGDPPVEENRESSSGE; from the coding sequence ATGAAGCAACCTGAACCTCATGGAAAAGTATTTATTTTTTTCCTGTCCGCCGTCACCGCAGCATTTTTCTGGATTCTTCTGCCTTTTTACGGTGCAGTTTTCTGGGGATTCATTCTGGCCGTCATGTTCATGCCGCTCAATGATTATTTTCTGTCGAAAATACCGAAGAAAAAAAACACGGCAGCACTTCTCACACTTGCTGTCTGTCTTCTGATCGTCATCATTCCGCTCATTGTCGTCATTGGCGCGCTGACGCAGGAAAGTGCGGCTCTTTATCAGAAAATACTGACGCGAAGTGTCAATTTCGATACTTCTTTCCAGTTCATCGTGTCAAAACTGCCTGATTGGGTTACCGATCTGTTGAACCATTCCGGTATCACAACACTCGCCGAATTCCAGCAGAAAATTTCCAGCGGCGTACTTCAGGCAAGTCAGTACATTGCCGGAAAGCTCTTCGTGATCGGGCAAAACATTCTGGATTTCGCGATCGGCTTCGGCATCATGCTTTACCTCCTTTTCTTTTTGCTAAGAGACGGAAACGAACTGGCAACACGTATCAGAAAAATCATTCCGCTGGCAGACGGTCACAAGACATTGCTTCTGACAAAATTCACAGGAGTTATTCGCGCTACAGTAAAAGGCAATCTGGTGGTAGCCATTGTACAGGGAGCCCTGGGAGGTCTCGTTTTCTGGTTTTTGGGCATAGAAGCGGCATTGCTGTGGGGAGCGATCATGTCGGTGCTGTCCTTGCTTCCAGCAGGTTCCGGTGTCATCTGGGTTCCGGTTGCCATTTATTTTCTGGCAACCGGAGCCATCATGAAAGGCGTCATTCTTCTGGTATTCGGTATCCTCGTCATCGGACTGATTGACAATCTTCTGCGCCCGCTGCTGGTTGGAAAAGATACACAAATGCCCGATTATCTTGTTCTCATATCCACCCTTGGCGGAATGGCGCTTTTCGGTCTGAACGGATTCGTCATTGGTCCTGTCATTGCCGCACTGTTTCTGACGGCCTGGGAACTTTTCTCGACCATTTCGCAGCTTCCCCAGACAGATGCAAATGGAGATCCACCCGTAGAAGAAAACCGCGAATCGTCATCCGGAGAATAA
- a CDS encoding UbiX family flavin prenyltransferase: MNDGPRRLIVGITGASGAVYGVRLLRILRNINHIETHLVISGAAILTLRHEMGLSAAEVSLLADKTYNIGEMAAAIASGSFQSAGMIIAPCSMKTLSAIANGFCDNLMTRAADVMLKERRRLVLMVRETPLNLVHIRNMQSVTEMGGIIYPPVPAFYCHPPSIEAMVDQTVRRALELFGIVDDGIIRWNGIM, from the coding sequence ATGAATGATGGACCAAGACGGTTGATTGTCGGAATAACAGGTGCCAGTGGTGCGGTTTATGGAGTCCGTCTGCTCCGGATTCTGCGAAACATAAATCATATCGAAACGCATCTGGTCATATCCGGCGCTGCCATATTGACACTTCGTCATGAAATGGGGTTGTCCGCTGCCGAGGTCAGTTTGCTGGCCGACAAGACATACAATATCGGTGAGATGGCAGCGGCGATCGCCAGCGGTTCTTTTCAAAGCGCAGGCATGATCATCGCACCCTGTTCCATGAAAACTCTTTCAGCCATTGCCAATGGCTTTTGCGACAATCTGATGACACGTGCGGCGGATGTCATGCTGAAGGAAAGGCGTCGTCTGGTTCTCATGGTCCGTGAAACACCTTTGAATCTGGTACATATCAGAAATATGCAATCCGTTACGGAAATGGGGGGGATTATTTATCCGCCTGTTCCCGCATTTTATTGTCATCCTCCGTCAATTGAAGCGATGGTCGACCAGACGGTCAGAAGAGCACTGGAACTCTTCGGCATCGTTGATGACGGAATCATCCGCTGGAACGGGATCATGTAA
- a CDS encoding Tex family protein: MVSTIERRLAKELDVPVQRIAAAIVLLDEGATVPFIARYRKEITGGLDDSQLRNLQERLIYLRELEQRRQIVIDSINAQNRMTPELLAAIHQAGDKSSLEDIYLPYRPKRRTKARLAVEAGLLELADNLISNPELDAEAEAVKYIRPPFTTDEGDNPGVVDVRAALDGARQILMERFSEEAGLLGMLREFMHEHGVIVSSVIEGKEHEGLRFSDYFDYEESVSTIASHRVLALLRGRREEILTVRIRLDSEPDRPRWDDPFNPCESRIASYFAIANRHRESDKWLMDTVRWSWRTRIMPHLETELMADLRETAEAEAINVFAKNLKALLLAAPAGPKVTMGLDPGIRTGVKVAVVDKTGKVLDTATVYPHQPRNDWQGAIETLFGLVGKYGIELIAVGNGTASRETDRLARELIALCKDRKIDKIVVSEAGASVYSASEYASRELPDMDVTLRGAVSIARRLQDPLAELVKIEPKSIGVGQYQHDVAQSKLGRSLDATVEDCVNAVGVDVNTASVPLLTRVSGLTEGIAGNIVHYRDRNGRFASRADLRLVPRLGEKTFEQAAGFLRITGGDNPLDASAVHPESYPLIEKILDDLGVGIETVIGNRELLKKIKPEKYVSEQFGLPTITDILKELEKPGRDPRPEFVSAHFKEGVEGISDLKSGMILEGVVTNVTAFGAFVDIGVHQDGLVHISELSEKYVSDPHQIVKSGQIVRVRVLDVDIKRQRIALSMVLDKGKGSDNAVLKAAGRKDKPVGKRQVTHESAGNAMAEAFAKLHGKL; this comes from the coding sequence ATGGTTTCAACAATTGAGCGCCGTCTGGCAAAAGAGCTGGACGTTCCTGTCCAGCGAATTGCCGCGGCGATTGTTTTGCTTGATGAGGGGGCGACGGTCCCTTTCATTGCGCGATATCGCAAGGAAATAACGGGAGGACTGGATGACAGCCAGTTAAGGAATCTGCAGGAACGCCTGATTTATTTGCGTGAACTGGAGCAGCGCCGCCAGATTGTCATTGATTCCATCAATGCCCAGAACAGGATGACTCCCGAATTGTTGGCGGCCATTCACCAGGCCGGGGACAAATCGAGTCTTGAGGACATCTATTTGCCTTACCGTCCCAAACGCAGAACGAAAGCCAGACTGGCTGTTGAGGCAGGTTTGCTTGAACTGGCCGACAATTTGATAAGCAATCCTGAATTGGATGCTGAAGCAGAGGCAGTGAAATATATACGTCCGCCGTTTACGACGGATGAAGGGGATAATCCGGGTGTCGTTGATGTCCGGGCGGCGCTGGATGGTGCGCGCCAGATCTTGATGGAACGGTTTTCGGAAGAAGCCGGTTTATTGGGTATGCTCAGGGAATTCATGCATGAACATGGTGTCATCGTCTCGAGCGTGATCGAAGGGAAAGAGCATGAGGGATTGCGGTTTTCGGATTATTTTGACTATGAGGAATCCGTTTCAACGATTGCCTCGCATCGTGTGCTGGCCTTGCTGAGAGGACGGCGGGAAGAAATACTGACGGTCAGAATCCGGCTGGATTCCGAGCCTGACCGTCCACGCTGGGACGATCCGTTTAATCCGTGTGAATCGAGAATCGCTTCATATTTTGCTATTGCGAATCGGCACCGGGAATCTGACAAGTGGTTGATGGATACAGTCCGATGGTCCTGGCGAACCAGGATCATGCCGCATCTTGAAACAGAATTGATGGCGGACTTGAGGGAAACGGCGGAGGCCGAAGCCATTAACGTTTTTGCGAAAAATCTCAAGGCACTGCTTTTGGCAGCGCCTGCAGGTCCAAAAGTCACCATGGGGCTTGATCCCGGCATCCGCACTGGTGTGAAAGTGGCGGTAGTCGACAAGACAGGAAAGGTGCTCGATACGGCGACGGTTTATCCTCATCAGCCCAGAAACGACTGGCAGGGAGCGATCGAAACATTATTCGGTTTGGTCGGGAAATACGGGATTGAACTGATTGCCGTCGGTAACGGGACGGCTTCACGTGAAACGGACCGGCTTGCCAGGGAACTGATCGCTCTTTGCAAGGACCGAAAAATTGACAAGATCGTCGTTTCTGAAGCGGGAGCATCTGTTTATTCGGCTTCGGAATATGCTTCGCGTGAATTGCCTGATATGGATGTCACTTTGCGTGGTGCTGTTTCGATCGCAAGGCGCCTGCAGGATCCGTTGGCGGAACTGGTCAAAATCGAACCGAAATCCATCGGTGTCGGACAATATCAGCATGACGTGGCGCAATCGAAACTGGGACGTTCGCTGGATGCAACAGTAGAAGATTGTGTCAATGCTGTGGGGGTTGATGTCAATACAGCATCTGTTCCCCTTTTGACACGTGTTTCGGGATTGACGGAAGGGATTGCCGGAAATATTGTGCACTATCGTGACCGGAACGGACGTTTTGCCAGCCGGGCGGATCTTCGCCTGGTTCCCAGGTTGGGAGAAAAAACGTTTGAACAGGCCGCAGGTTTTTTGCGTATAACCGGAGGAGACAATCCGCTTGATGCATCTGCCGTTCATCCCGAGTCGTACCCGCTGATTGAGAAAATTCTGGATGATCTGGGAGTCGGTATTGAGACGGTAATCGGCAATCGCGAGTTGCTCAAAAAAATCAAACCTGAAAAGTACGTCAGTGAACAGTTCGGCCTTCCCACCATTACGGATATTCTGAAGGAACTCGAGAAACCGGGAAGAGATCCCCGTCCCGAGTTTGTCAGTGCACACTTCAAGGAAGGAGTCGAGGGAATCTCGGATCTGAAATCAGGGATGATTCTTGAGGGGGTTGTTACCAATGTGACGGCATTTGGCGCTTTTGTGGATATTGGTGTCCATCAGGATGGATTGGTGCATATTTCCGAATTATCGGAAAAGTATGTTTCCGATCCTCATCAAATCGTCAAATCGGGGCAAATTGTCCGGGTCAGAGTCCTTGATGTCGATATCAAACGGCAGAGAATCGCCCTTTCGATGGTTCTTGATAAAGGCAAGGGATCGGACAATGCTGTCCTAAAGGCGGCCGGCAGGAAAGACAAACCGGTCGGAAAACGGCAGGTAACTCATGAATCGGCAGGAAACGCCATGGCTGAAGCATTTGCCAAATTGCACGGGAAATTGTAA